From Deltaproteobacteria bacterium:
AGAAAGAGGAAGAAAAGAAAGAGGCCCATAAAGCGGCTGATAAAGAGAAAGTTGATAAAGAAAAGCCTGAAAAAGAAAAGGTAGATGCGTCAAAGGAAGATACAAAGAAAGAAGCCGATGCATCAGATAAAAAAGAAGAGACTTCGAAGATGTCGGCCAGAGACAGGGAAGCGATTAGAAAGGGTTTTTTTGACATGAAATCGCGGGCAAGGGAGAAGGAGTATTTTGATGAACTTAAAAAAAAGGCAAAGGTGAAAATAGAGACGGAGATTTTAAATGCATTATCCCGCGATAAAACTGAACTTTTTAGCAAAGTTGTTGCAGATGTGAATGGCGAATCCATATTAGGTATAGATGTGCTGCGAGAGTTGAATGTTTCTAAGACACAGGATGATGATGCAAAAAAGAATATCATTGAAAGGCTTATCCTCTATAAGATTCTTGATCAGGAGGCGATAAACAGAGGTTACGAAGATGATGAAGGGATCAAGTCCAAGACAAAGAAATATATGGAACAGCAACTTATAGAGCAGTTCAAGAGAAAGGCTGTCCTTCCTGCAATAAAAGTTGACGAGGCGGATATTTTGGGATATTATAAGGTA
This genomic window contains:
- a CDS encoding peptidylprolyl isomerase; protein product: KEEEKKEAHKAADKEKVDKEKPEKEKVDASKEDTKKEADASDKKEETSKMSARDREAIRKGFFDMKSRAREKEYFDELKKKAKVKIETEILNALSRDKTELFSKVVADVNGESILGIDVLRELNVSKTQDDDAKKNIIERLILYKILDQEAINRGYEDDEGIKSKTKKYMEQQLIEQFKRKAVLPAIKVDEADILGYYKVNQEKYKESDRVSLRMIHLMNEDEAKAIFDDIKKGGDFSYLAREKSVDPSRDKGGDIGWVPTNQISDDINKAIHEAKEGEILGPFPLQGGYAIIEFRGLEKGAYVPLDTVRNEIDMAIGREKFNATLNGYVKRLRETVPIEIDQKELDRMQGR